The genomic segment CCAGCAGGGCAGGAAATAAGATGAATGATGTCGAATCATTTTAAAGGCTTGATTGGATCTGTAAGTGCTTGTGCAGCTGAATGATTCCTCTCATTTTATATTGTATAAACTTAATATCGTACAAATTTGCAACGCTTGGTGTCCCGAGCGTTTTTTTTGCATGCAAAAGAAAAACATGCGCGAAGCAGCGCCTTTTTTCCCTATGCCCATAAATTTTCAAGGCTATAGCTATTTTTTTATATAATCGGGATAATAGTGGTTAGTATAATAGAAGGTCCATAAATAGATCATATCGGGGGGCTGTTAGGATGATTCATGTTGAGTTGGAGTGGGCGGAGTCTCATTTTCCACTATATGCGGCTGCCAGCATCCATTCGCTGTACAGCACTTCAAATATGCCCATATATAAAATAAACGAGAATGCAGCCTCGCTCCTGGGAATTGCCAGCGGGAAAGGCACGCTTATGATGAACGATCAGACGTATGAGCTGACAGAGGGCAGTGTTATCGTCCTCCCAGCCCAAAGCCACGTCGCTTTAGTAACTAGCTCGGTGCAGCCGCTGCATGCCTATAAGCTGGTCATTGGCACCATCGAGCAGCAGCGCTCTTTATCTGCGGGTGCCGTCGTACGGAAAAGCGAAATCGCTGGCGGCCTGAATAGCCTTTTTATTCTCCATGCGCCAGCCGTTGTCTCGCAGATGGAGGAGCTGTATGTCCATCGACTGCCTGCACATGAGGTACGTCATATGCAAAATCAAATTTTATTTCACCAAATTCTGCTGTACTTGCTGGAGCAGATGGACGCCAAATATGCTACGAGCGACAAACCGTCAATGGAGCGAAGCGTCGCATATTTAGAAAACCATTTTAATGAAAAAATAACACGTGAGCAGCTCGCGGCAATGGCTGGGGTAAGTCCGTCGCATTATTCGACCTTGTTTAAGCAGCTTAACGGCTTTTCGCCTAATGAATATTTGTCACGGCTGCGCGTCCACCGCGCCAAGGAGCTGTTAATTACCGGTTCCGGCACGCTTAGGGAAATTGCGCTTAAAGTAGGCTATCATGATGAGTTTTATTTGAGCCGGCGCTTCAAACAGCAGACGGGTGCTGCTCCTTCAGGATACAGCCGAGACTCCTTGCAGCATGTAGCCGTGCTGCTCCTTCCTTACGCCAGCCATTTAATGCTGCTTGGTCTGGAGCCTGCCGTTACGATTACAGAAAGCAGCGAATTTGTGAGTACCGCAAATATGCCGCCCCCGCAAACGATGCGCTTCATCCATGCCGAGAGCTCGCCTGAACAGGTGAAATCGGTATTGCTGGACGCCAAGGTGGAGCTCATTATTGCCGCGAAGCAGCATTTGCAGCAGTATGGGCTTAGGCCTGAGCAACTGAGAGCGATAGCGCCTGTCGTAGAAATTTCGTGGATGGACATGGGGTGGAAGGAGCATTTGCGGCTCATAGCCCAAGCGGTTCAGCGAGTGAGTGTGGCCGAGCAGTGGCTGCATACGTTTGAGCAGGAGGAGCAGGAGGCGCGTGCTCTCGTCCAGCA from the Paenibacillus sp. BIHB 4019 genome contains:
- a CDS encoding helix-turn-helix domain-containing protein produces the protein MIHVELEWAESHFPLYAAASIHSLYSTSNMPIYKINENAASLLGIASGKGTLMMNDQTYELTEGSVIVLPAQSHVALVTSSVQPLHAYKLVIGTIEQQRSLSAGAVVRKSEIAGGLNSLFILHAPAVVSQMEELYVHRLPAHEVRHMQNQILFHQILLYLLEQMDAKYATSDKPSMERSVAYLENHFNEKITREQLAAMAGVSPSHYSTLFKQLNGFSPNEYLSRLRVHRAKELLITGSGTLREIALKVGYHDEFYLSRRFKQQTGAAPSGYSRDSLQHVAVLLLPYASHLMLLGLEPAVTITESSEFVSTANMPPPQTMRFIHAESSPEQVKSVLLDAKVELIIAAKQHLQQYGLRPEQLRAIAPVVEISWMDMGWKEHLRLIAQAVQRVSVAEQWLHTFEQEEQEARALVQQSPAAREIITILVIKPERLLIYGARNVGYVLYQSLGLRPPTRIAEEMDKLGEQFHSVPIEAAELAEYAGDRIIVIAFPDEKGSTLHAQKTFESPYWLSLPAVKQKKVHVLDKDEWVPYNPISIRLQLGRAVALFTGSQ